In Sander vitreus isolate 19-12246 chromosome 8, sanVit1, whole genome shotgun sequence, the genomic window ggcgcaaaatgaacctaggggttaataacacatgggtagcgagtcgaccgttctctgggatatgttttcatgctaatcgaatgtgaccagttttagcgcaaaccgctaattagcttataacactaaagtaaaaagaaattgctatttctacaccactaacaaggctcaaaatagcaccacacttccacggtagaataatgagggtccctacatgtaaactgaagcactgagaactttgtaagtatacagacagtttattgaaaagatagttTAAAAAGACTGTACCATtcggtatacaggcaggcgccatctttggtcatgaccagtcgaacgacgaacgccgtgcttgagctatgttactggttactggttgcacggtgtTCGTCGTTTGAagtttacttgagtaaattacTTAGTACTTAGTTACAGTCCACCACTGTAACATGGAGTcaatacaaacaacaacaataagaagtgatttaaaaagatttaaCTCATTCTGCAGGAACTGTTACATCAATcggtttatttagtttttatgtttaaaaaaacagggAGAAGGACAGGTTTGACAAAAGCAGATCATTAAATTTGAGTTTGAACTGTAAAAGACAGCCACCCCTCATATAATGTGCTCAGATAGAAGCTCATCCATCACTGATTCTCACACTCTGCTTCCTCGCTTCGGTCCCAGACTCAAGCGTGGATGGAGGGCGTTGGCCTGAGCTCCACGTCCTGGCCTGACCCcggcctctctctcttcttttttctgggTCAGATTTAGCATCGCTGGCTGCTGCTGGCGTCCCGCCCGGCCACTGCCCGTGGTGCCTGGCTCTGCCTGCCGTTAACCCCCGTCATCATCATCGTTGCTCGGTGCCAACAGGAAACAGAGGCTGCTGCAGGAAACAGAAGCTCTGTGTGTGGACAAACACTGGAGTTCACATGGAGCCAGCAGCACTGAGAGACACACTGACTGTATGAGAATTAATCAGATTTACATTTATAACACAGATCCTGATGATGGTGGAGGGCATAAAGTCTAGTTCCTCTCTTAAAAGTCCCTTACAAtgactgatatatatatatatatatatatatatatatatatatacggtatatatatatttcttttcttccttttttcttttttttttaattgaccaTAATGGAAAACAGCTCcgtttctgttcttttttaagCACTTCTGAACCTttaatacacaaacaaacaaattattatGAATGAGATCAAGATCCCTGTTACAACACATATAAGTGTTTCCCTTTACCCTAACTTAAACCCAACCTTACCCAAACCCTAGTccatatccacgaccttccacttcagggattgctccgttgccgccggaaattccgccgtatgtcaCTCTTTTGTTGACACGTTtgttaccttacgctttctttatGTTGTAATTCTGAACgtcggtggatttctgaggattccaactcctcagatctctgcagggtaaattcagacagctagcttgactatctgtccaatctgagttttctgtcgcacgactaaaacaacttttgaacgtacacatgttccaccaaaacaagttccttcctgaggctattttgcagaggcaccgttgctccgtccggcgcttagtcccgcccaaaacgattgtgattggtttaaagaaatgccaataaaccagagcatgtttttctcccatcccggaatgctgtgtggactagccagaccctcctccacagcgctgaaaCATAACCAAAACGGACaataaccaaactgcaaccttTTTCCACAACTTTAATGATGTGTTTAAAACCGTGACCGTTACAATCTGTGTTTTAATATAAAAACGGAaaaaatgctcctgtgggtcgtattagagggcaggaataaacaacccatatcgtcatatggtttggaggacttgttacATTGCATGATAGAAATGATGGACAAAACTGCAAAGACCCTAACAAGTTCTAAAcaggaattctcctttaaatgtattaaagcaCATGTCTGGGTGTAAAACGATGTTGACAACCCAATAAATCCCAGAGCAAATGAAGCTCTTACTGCAGCATGAGAGTGTCTGGCAGCCGGAGCAGAAACGTCCACACAGATCCACTTCTGGGGAAACCCTTCATCTGCCGTCGGGGCTTCCAGGTTTTACCGTCGACGGCAAACTCCAGAGTCATGGTCCTGTTGAGCGTGAGCACAGAGTCGCCTCTCACCACTGCCGTGAACAGCGAACCTTTGCTGTTGGCGAAGTGTCCCGGCAGAGAAGACCATTGGCCCGAGCTCAGGTTATAACAGTCCATCAGGCATCTCAGGAAGTCGTCCGACGGCCCGTTTCTCACAACGTACAGGTTGTCCCTGTGGCCGATCATGCAGTGGCCGTAGCTCTGGTGCCTGATCAGCGTGGTAACCAGCCGCCACTCGTCTTTCCTTGAGATGTACTCGTAGATCTCCGTGGTCTCCATCGGCCTCCATAAACACGCAAATATCCTGCCCATGGCTTTGGTGCACGCCGCTCCCGCCGCCGGTCGTGGTAAGTGAGCGGCAAACTCCCACCTTCCTGTCTTAACGTCGTATGTTTCCACAGATGACATTAACTTCCGGTCGTACTCTCCTCCGATGGCGTAGAGTCGACCGTCTAAACCCACGAGGCTAAGATTGCATCGGAGCTGCGCCGGACTGGAGATCTGGCTCCAGCTGTCGTTTTCGACGCTGTAGCAGAAAGAAGAGTCCACGACTTGTCTATGAAGTCCATGAACTCCTCCGACGACGTAGAGTTTGTTGTCCAAAACAGTCACTCCAGCCATGGAGGTGCTGGCCTCTAGTGGAAGATCTGTCAATACTTTCCAAATGTTGGCAGTTTCATCCAGGTAGCAGACCGTCCTGGAGGCAGCGTGGACCGTTTCATCCACGCCGCAGGTCACATGAGCCCCCACAGCTACGAAAACACTCGGGGTCAAAGACTCAACGTAGGAGATCAGTGCTGACGGCAGGGATTTCTTGACCTCCGCTTCCATGTCGGCGTACATGTTCCGGATGAACAGCGCAGCAGCTCGGTAAAGATCCATGAGGCCGAAGTTTGCGGCGGTGTGATACATCAGCAGACAGTTGTCAGAATCGATGAGGTAGATGAGATGCTTAGTGAGCGGAGCCACCTGCAAGAAAGCAGCACATTCGATGGCTTCGACGATGTCGTCGCCGTCCAGGACGGGCATCTCGTCTCGTGACACCGCCAAGGCGATAAGGAAACCTCGAGCACGCAGAGACTTGAGGTGGATTTCTTCCTGCCGACACTCCTTCATTCCAGAACGATACAGAGCTCGGAAATAGTCGCAGCTCTGAACGAGAAACCTCTTCTCCTCAGAGAAGTGAGTGTCTCCGATCACGATAGTTAATTTAGCTGAGGAGAGACAAGAGGCACAACATGGCAGATATCTTTCGTCTGCAGTGACACAGCTGCTGCCGTCCTCTGATTCACGGCAGTGCGCTGACATTACAGTTCTCTGACAGTGACACTCGAGGAAATATCCTCCATGAAAATTAAACCAGAGGTCGAAACGTTTCCTAAAGTCCTAGAGAAGAGCTGGAGAGAATTGAGTCAGTGCGACGACGCTTCACTCTGTTCTTTCACAGCTTTCAAAAATAGACGCAGCTAAAAATAGAAGAGAACAAATGACCTGAGTCACATTCATGTTGTGGAGTATGTGTGAACACTGGGTGAGTAGTAATATCTGCTGCTGCAAACTTAAAGGACCAGTTCAACTATcacacagaaatgtattttctcaCTTAGTGGCATCTGGTCATGacgattgtttttgtttgatttgcAGAGATTTAGCTTTTTAACCAAAATGCaatggaagtaaaaaaaaaaaaaaaaaacattttaagcatcaAAACCTTAAAAAATCTCTTTAAAACTccattgtgtatttttttgagttgattcgtagcaaaaaaaaaactttggtatttcacaaaaatgtgctcattcatgtgtttttacttccaccaactaatcaaagtattctcctacgcgtagaatctgccattcagaatcattcagaatacatacgagcgacttGCTCGAATGGcggcagccatgtagcgcctccatctttaaaatacattagccaaagagggacataccttcaccgtcttacacaatgtagctttaagaaaCAATATCCACGACTTTACTGAGATCATTTCTCACTGGAACATTTTTTTTGGTAGACGACAACCATGGTTTTGAaaggtgctttataaataaatattattatttattatgaagATAGTTTCAACGTAAAAGATCCATACTGTAATAAATTAAGACCTAAGGACATTGAGGTCTCAGTATTTCATCTGCAAATGTGGGCATTTAGCAACgtacaattaaaaaatgtacagaAGATAGATTCCACTATTTTCAAACTCCTTATATTTAAAGTATCTCGCCACCAGGATTTTATTCTTATTAGTGTGGAGTCTTTCAAAAGACATTTACCGTTCATGTTGggaaataaaatatttgaacAGTTACTAAACTCTAACACTTTTACATTTGGGGAATATGACATTGAATGGTACGaaggagcattagggccacatcaagggaaaaaaagttaaggaggaagatgttttatttattttgcattttgagaataaagtcgaaatgtcgagaaaaAACTTGATAGCCTATTTGAAGAATCAAGTCGGACTTTtgagaataaaccaaactactaaCTTTACCTACTGTATTCTACAAAATGCATGaactctttctcttttagcgcataaacacagtatggtgataagtattaggactttgaagagattgCGCCGAAAATTGCGTCTGTTCAGAaggagaaaccacacaaacttgGAAGAGGTGGCCGTATTCCTGCTAACTGAAATAGCTtgtaatggacagatgcaaTAAGGGTATCCATGGTTACACCTACGtgcaatacagagaggataCGCTGTATCACAagacacaataagacaattgatcTTGTTTGATCCCGAAGGAGTGGAGCTCAGTTGAGCGCGGCACTCCAAGGATGTAACCCATATCTATGATGCTTCCTACATGGCAGCTGGCATGGCCGACAGTCGCTCTAATGTGATGAAGTGATAAAGGAGTTGAATTTATTCTCGTTATTTTGACTTCATtcttgaaatgcaaaataaattaaaaaaaatatcttccttatttttttttttcctttgatgtggccctaatgctccgtcgtagAATGGGACTCTGTATTTAGGCAATAATTCAACATGATCACTGATTGTCTAAGCCATAAATGGTTCACAGTTCTCGCGTCTAATTGAATGAAGTGGAATCAAAATCTGTCATGGTCTTAAGATGCACAAGATGTTGTATatgcacaaaataaaaatgtaaatagtcaTCATAAAGTTAGATTTAGTCAGTGCCTGAAATGGGCCACTACTGACCAGTATTGAGTACCGGCACTTCTGATTTTTGTCCCTGTGAGTACCCttacttttaattgttattaacagtattattaatagGCTGACATTTATACCAATATAGGCTATTTATCATGATTTATTAGGAAAACATAAACCAAACATTCAGCAACCCATATTGCCCGAATGGAATAATCTTTTGTTTCATAACCACATTTACAGACACTGTGACGACTGGACTGTGAGATTGGCAGAGAAGGCTCCTTAGATCGAATCATCGAAAATTCGACTAAACTGGGTCACTTAAGATACCTGTGAATATAAATAGATCCATGACACATGCGATGATGTAACTGCTGAATTAGGGTGCTGACACCTTTTTTTTGGGTCCAATTCAAGCACTGGATTTAGTTCCCAAAACCAAATGTAACTCTCCTAACATGTTTGAACTATTACTCCTTTagtgcaggggtgtcaaactcattttagttccTGGGCCACATAACataatttgatctcaagtgggccagaccagtaaaccactccagaaagatcagaaactcAGCTTGAcgttggcaaacgcaagttgcttctgcaACGACAGCATTCTAAGGccattgtatgaaaaaaaaacaatgttacgGACCCGTgagagaggggtaatattccaaaaaaaaaaaactcagattttCCAAGATTAAAGTCGTAAATTTACCGTAAAAGAACTcagatattctctgagatttaAGTGGTAAATGAATTGCTTCTCTGCAATTTTGACACTTTGCAACGTCATCCAGTGGGCTTAACTGGACCCTTTGGTGGGCTGGATCTTTAGGGTGTAGCACTTAAAGGAGTGTTAGGCTCAGCGATCGTGACACATTCAACATACAAACACCAGATTAatacaaataagacaatcaAAAGTTCTTCCAGTGATAATATTCACATGAGAATTTAGACTTTTTTGGAACCAAACGTCTGAAGGGTCAGTGAGTGAAGGGTGACATGTTACAGGGATGTCTGACCTCTGTGAGCTCAGATCAGTTTgaagaacagcagcagcagctctttgTTTGTGTCTTGGCATCTTTTTTCTGTCGATCTGTCTCTTTACATTCACGTACAGTGAAGCGGAGGAGGGGCTGACCTACATTCGGGCTCGGTGGGGGCAGTAATACCGCAGGTCCTTATCAAAACAATCTCACAGCTCTGATCCGTCTCATCGGCTGCAGGTGCTCCATGTGGTTACAGCACGGCCCAAGTAGAAgagaaaacaatgaaataagAAGATTACACAGACAAATGTACTGCAATACTGCAGGGTGTTGTTTACACCATGTAGAAATACCAGTGTTGTGACCAAGTCATCTTTGCTCAAGTCCCACATAAGTCATTTGGTACAAGTCTCGAGTTATTATTTTCCAAGTCCCAGGTTATGTCAAGTCAAGACccaaatcacttttttttacacccAAGATAAGGCTGATAAAGttcattatatttatatttattttttgataatTGATGTTACGTGTTGCCATAGCAAGGAGTTTGACTGACAGCCAGTCATCCAAAATCATGACAATCACATTAGCGGAGGAGCTTTTTGAGTCGTCCAATCATGATTCACAGTTTGCGCTGCTGCCGCAATACTTGATAGTTAGACACAATTGtgacatatttattattttaaatagctAAACATTCAAAACTTATGAAAACACGTTGGTCATCCGAGTCATCGTGCCTTAAatcaagtcaagtctcgagtcattaacttacaagtccaagtcgagtctcaagtcatttctttttttgtcaaaacagTGACTCAAGTCGACTTGAATCCAAGTCACCAAGTGTCAAGTTCACATCTCTGTCTCTGAGaaaatacaatatactatttgggggggaaaaagggaTGTAAGTAAGTTATTACATTCAATAATCTTTGAATGTTCTTTTTATCTGTATACACTACCTGCTcaacagcaaacagcagacagcaTATTccgagactagctggtgaacatagtggagcattcagCA contains:
- the kbtbd13b gene encoding kelch repeat and BTB domain-containing protein 13 is translated as MSAHCRESEDGSSCVTADERYLPCCASCLSSAKLTIVIGDTHFSEEKRFLVQSCDYFRALYRSGMKECRQEEIHLKSLRARGFLIALAVSRDEMPVLDGDDIVEAIECAAFLQVAPLTKHLIYLIDSDNCLLMYHTAANFGLMDLYRAAALFIRNMYADMEAEVKKSLPSALISYVESLTPSVFVAVGAHVTCGVDETVHAASRTVCYLDETANIWKVLTDLPLEASTSMAGVTVLDNKLYVVGGVHGLHRQVVDSSFCYSVENDSWSQISSPAQLRCNLSLVGLDGRLYAIGGEYDRKLMSSVETYDVKTGRWEFAAHLPRPAAGAACTKAMGRIFACLWRPMETTEIYEYISRKDEWRLVTTLIRHQSYGHCMIGHRDNLYVVRNGPSDDFLRCLMDCYNLSSGQWSSLPGHFANSKGSLFTAVVRGDSVLTLNRTMTLEFAVDGKTWKPRRQMKGFPRSGSVWTFLLRLPDTLMLQ